One window from the genome of Sphingomonas lacunae encodes:
- a CDS encoding DUF2490 domain-containing protein, whose protein sequence is MPTAALADSDVQGWLVIAADAKVADQTAVTADLILRSRSNSVDVAQSIGRIGVRQTLAEGWSVQLTYGLVDSFVDGGSDRIEHRVGQNLAFPVAQIGNWRIDGRTGLEQRLQPGGGEWGWRTRGRLRASYPLSDAANLNLSEELIASLNDTQWGQRAGLTASRTSAAVRFRLSDSLGIAPSYNWQHIFVPGARLTDSHIATLTIDAHF, encoded by the coding sequence ATGCCGACCGCGGCCCTTGCTGACAGTGATGTGCAGGGCTGGCTGGTAATCGCAGCAGATGCCAAAGTTGCGGATCAGACCGCAGTGACCGCTGACCTCATCCTGCGGTCACGGTCGAACAGTGTCGATGTGGCCCAGTCGATTGGCCGCATCGGCGTGCGCCAGACACTGGCAGAAGGGTGGTCGGTGCAACTCACCTATGGCCTTGTCGACAGCTTTGTTGATGGCGGCAGCGACCGGATCGAACATCGTGTCGGGCAAAATCTTGCCTTTCCCGTGGCGCAAATCGGCAATTGGCGCATCGATGGCCGGACCGGATTGGAACAACGGCTCCAGCCCGGTGGCGGCGAATGGGGCTGGCGCACCCGTGGGCGCCTGCGCGCCAGTTACCCGCTCAGCGATGCGGCCAATCTGAACCTGAGCGAGGAACTGATTGCCTCACTCAATGACACGCAATGGGGCCAGCGCGCCGGCCTGACCGCCAGTCGCACATCGGCCGCTGTCCGCTTCAGATTGAGTGACAGCCTGGGCATAGCCCCCAGCTATAATTGGCAGCACATCTTCGTCCCAGGTGCCCGCCTGACCGACAGTCATATTGCTACGCTGACCATCGACGCGCATTTTTGA
- a CDS encoding DUF4197 domain-containing protein, with protein MTDISLQSGVNRRSLIRIGALAPLLTMPLLAGCATGPGGFNLTEAIRRLLTLSSQRAFALLLQPNGFYDSQVARIELPQQLASSGGVLRQVLTTQVVRDRLARSLNSAAERGAERAAPVITQAISSITVADAMSVLRGGPGAATALLEQSLAGGLINQMFPAVGDALRIASDDVVARALRAATGYDVASLARDVSDGANRGIWRAIAAEEANIRANPQATNDPLLIAVLALAR; from the coding sequence GTGACCGACATATCCTTGCAATCAGGCGTGAATCGCCGGTCACTGATACGAATCGGGGCTCTTGCCCCGCTGCTCACCATGCCGTTGCTGGCTGGATGCGCCACAGGGCCGGGCGGCTTCAATCTGACCGAGGCGATCCGCCGGCTGTTGACCCTGTCGTCGCAGCGGGCCTTTGCGCTGTTGCTGCAACCCAATGGATTTTACGACAGCCAGGTCGCGCGGATCGAGCTGCCGCAGCAATTGGCGAGCAGTGGCGGGGTGTTGCGCCAGGTGCTGACGACACAGGTGGTGCGCGACCGGCTGGCGCGATCACTCAACAGCGCGGCGGAACGCGGCGCGGAACGGGCGGCGCCAGTCATCACCCAGGCAATCAGTTCCATCACCGTCGCCGACGCGATGAGCGTGCTGCGAGGCGGCCCGGGAGCGGCGACGGCACTATTGGAACAATCGCTGGCCGGCGGGCTGATCAACCAGATGTTCCCGGCCGTGGGTGACGCGCTGCGCATCGCTTCGGACGATGTGGTGGCGAGGGCGCTGCGGGCCGCGACCGGTTATGATGTGGCGAGCCTTGCCCGCGATGTCAGCGACGGGGCCAATCGTGGTATCTGGCGGGCGATTGCTGCGGAGGAGGCCAATATTCGCGCCAATCCGCAGGCGACCAACGACCCGCTGCTGATCGCGGTGCTGGCGCTGGCGCGGTAG
- a CDS encoding type II toxin-antitoxin system RelE family toxin yields MAWRIEFADSAAKQLRKFDPQTATRILTFVRDRLARLDDPRSIGEALRGKELGSFWKYRVGDYRIIADLDDGVMLITVVRLGNRREVYRR; encoded by the coding sequence ATGGCCTGGCGGATTGAATTCGCTGACAGCGCCGCCAAACAGCTTCGCAAGTTCGACCCCCAAACCGCGACGCGCATCCTGACCTTTGTCCGCGACCGGTTGGCGCGCCTCGACGATCCGCGCAGCATTGGCGAGGCCTTGCGCGGCAAGGAATTGGGGAGCTTCTGGAAATATCGCGTGGGTGATTATCGCATCATCGCCGACCTTGATGACGGCGTGATGCTGATCACCGTGGTGCGGTTGGGCAACCGGCGCGAGGTGTACCGGCGCTAA
- the fsa gene encoding fructose-6-phosphate aldolase has protein sequence MKFFADTAEIADIRDLAATGLLDGVTTNPSLIAKSGRDFMEVTREICGIVDGPVSAEVVALDHEGMMREAEVLRKIADNVCIKVPLTIDGLKTCKALTSDGTMVNVTLCFSASQALLAAKAGATFISPFVGRHDDNGFDGMQLIADIRLIYDNYDFATEILVASVRHGIHVLEAAKIGADVMTAPPAVIKGLVKHVLTDKGIEGFMADWAKTGQSIG, from the coding sequence ATGAAATTCTTTGCCGACACCGCCGAAATCGCCGACATCCGTGATCTGGCCGCGACCGGCCTGCTGGATGGCGTGACCACCAATCCGTCACTGATCGCCAAGTCCGGCCGCGATTTCATGGAAGTGACGCGCGAGATTTGCGGGATTGTTGACGGCCCGGTCTCCGCCGAAGTGGTCGCGCTCGACCATGAGGGCATGATGCGTGAGGCCGAAGTGCTGCGCAAGATCGCCGACAATGTCTGCATCAAGGTGCCGCTGACCATCGACGGGCTGAAGACCTGCAAGGCGCTGACCAGCGATGGCACCATGGTCAACGTCACGCTCTGCTTTTCGGCGAGCCAGGCGCTGCTCGCTGCCAAGGCTGGCGCGACCTTCATTTCACCCTTCGTCGGCCGGCATGACGATAATGGCTTTGACGGGATGCAGCTGATCGCCGACATCCGCCTGATCTACGACAATTATGACTTTGCGACCGAAATCCTTGTCGCATCAGTCCGTCACGGCATCCATGTGCTCGAAGCCGCCAAGATCGGCGCCGATGTGATGACCGCCCCGCCCGCGGTCATCAAGGGTCTGGTCAAGCATGTGCTGACCGACAAGGGCATCGAAGGCTTCATGGCCGACTGGGCAAAGACCGGCCAGAGCATCGGGTGA
- a CDS encoding penicillin-binding protein activator: MTAYMAERTGLRQAARSGWRALAIGAMALLVSACQTIVPRTDGPATTTPVDTGVATPGLPVDTERHRVALLVPQTGPDAPVGTSIANATTLALLDSRSDRIRITIYDTGAGAAAAAQQAIEEGNKLILGPLLADDVRAVQPIARAANVPLISFSNDSSVAGNGTYLLGFEPGQAVNRVVAHARAQGMNRFGALVPRSIYGERALASLRTAVTAAGGTLVASESYDRSATGISGAARRLSSAGAMDAVLIADSGQTAIRAVPLLRTGGTTGARILGTELWNTESALAASTPMRGAWFASVSDGLFSQMATRYRERYGNAPYRLASMGYDAVLLTVRMTRDWRPGTAFPQNRLFAADGFGGIDGIFRFDQRGIAQRALEVSEVRAGGFTVVDPAPTQW; the protein is encoded by the coding sequence ATGACGGCATACATGGCAGAGCGGACCGGCCTGCGGCAAGCGGCACGCAGCGGATGGCGGGCTTTGGCGATCGGCGCGATGGCGCTGCTCGTGTCGGCCTGCCAGACGATTGTTCCGCGGACCGACGGGCCTGCCACCACCACCCCGGTCGATACTGGCGTCGCCACGCCTGGCCTGCCGGTCGATACCGAACGGCACCGCGTCGCCCTGCTCGTCCCCCAGACCGGACCTGATGCGCCGGTCGGCACATCCATTGCCAATGCCACCACACTGGCGTTGCTTGATTCGCGCAGCGACCGGATCCGCATTACCATTTACGATACGGGCGCAGGTGCCGCGGCCGCCGCGCAGCAAGCGATAGAAGAGGGTAACAAGCTGATTCTTGGGCCTTTGCTCGCTGATGACGTGCGTGCCGTGCAACCCATCGCCCGCGCCGCCAATGTGCCCCTGATCAGCTTTTCCAACGACAGCAGCGTTGCCGGCAACGGCACCTATCTGCTTGGGTTCGAACCCGGACAAGCGGTCAATCGCGTCGTCGCCCATGCACGGGCGCAGGGCATGAACCGGTTTGGCGCGCTTGTCCCGCGCAGCATTTATGGAGAGCGTGCCCTCGCCTCGCTTCGCACCGCAGTGACAGCCGCTGGCGGCACCCTTGTCGCTTCGGAATCCTATGATCGTTCGGCGACCGGCATCTCGGGGGCGGCGCGCCGCCTGTCTTCGGCTGGCGCGATGGATGCGGTGCTGATAGCCGATTCCGGCCAGACCGCGATTCGCGCCGTGCCGCTGCTGCGCACGGGCGGCACGACCGGTGCCCGCATTCTCGGCACTGAATTGTGGAACACCGAAAGCGCGCTGGCCGCCTCGACGCCGATGCGTGGCGCATGGTTCGCCAGCGTATCGGACGGTCTGTTCAGCCAGATGGCGACCCGCTACCGCGAACGCTATGGCAATGCGCCCTACCGCCTGGCCTCGATGGGCTATGACGCGGTGCTGCTCACCGTCCGCATGACGCGCGACTGGCGCCCCGGCACCGCCTTCCCGCAAAACCGCCTGTTCGCGGCGGATGGCTTCGGCGGCATCGACGGCATTTTCCGCTTCGACCAGCGCGGCATCGCCCAGCGCGCCCTCGAAGTCAGCGAAGTGCGCGCCGGCGGCTTTACCGTGGTGGATCCCGCGCCGACGCAGTGGTGA
- the relB gene encoding type II toxin-antitoxin system RelB family antitoxin, whose protein sequence is MPISLRLPADVENRLAALSTLTGRSKTFYATEAIIEHIDDLEDAHLSAEVLARVRAGTEARIPLNDLLADYGLAD, encoded by the coding sequence ATGCCCATCTCGTTGCGCCTGCCCGCCGATGTCGAAAATCGCCTTGCCGCCCTTTCCACGCTGACTGGCCGGTCAAAGACTTTTTACGCCACCGAAGCGATCATCGAGCATATTGATGATCTGGAGGACGCGCATCTGTCCGCCGAGGTGCTGGCGCGGGTGCGCGCCGGGACCGAGGCACGCATTCCCCTGAACGATCTGTTGGCCGATTATGGCCTGGCGGATTGA